The following coding sequences are from one Ctenopharyngodon idella isolate HZGC_01 chromosome 17, HZGC01, whole genome shotgun sequence window:
- the itpk1b gene encoding inositol-tetrakisphosphate 1-kinase isoform X1 — protein MQTFLRGRRVGYWLSEKKMKKLNFLAFAEMCRKRGIDVVQLDLSQPLEEQGPLDVIIHKLTDLILEADQNDTQSLLLVQRVQDYIDAHPETIILDPLPAIRTLLDRCRSYQLVHKIEDCMRDVRICSPPFMVLNSECGPDTLEQIEQHGLTFPFICKTRVAHGTNSHEMAIIFNAEDLKDVKPPCVIQSFINHNAVLYKVFVVGESYTVVERPSLKNFPSGPSDRKAIFFNSHNVSKPESSSDLTSRDNVEGVSQPPNDDVIRELCKSLREALGVSLFGIDVIINNQTGQHAIIDINAFPGYEGVPEFFTDLLNHIISVLQDHSSNDPSAPPPPSQLPALGAGERNCAPSQECCGMLGKESDSSPWIVEGDGGLKGPRQRLGCNTAMSPNFQQHCVSTIATKASSQ, from the exons gaAAAGAGGAATAGATGTTGTGCAG CTTGACCTGAGTCAGCCATTAGAGGAGCAGGGTCCCCTGGATGTCATCATTCACAAGCTAACAGACCTGATCCTGGAGGCGGACCAGAACGACACCCAGTCCCTGCTGCTGGTCCAGCGTGTGCAG GATTATATTGACGCTCACCCAGAGACCATTATTCTTGACCCACTTCCAGCCATCCGAACTCTGCTAGATCGCTGCAGGTCCTACCAGCTGGTGCACAAGATAGAGGACTGTATGAGAG ATGTAAGGATCTGTTCTCCTCCATTTATGGTGCTGAACAGTGAGTGTGGCCCAGACACACTGGAGCAAATCGAGCAGCATGGTCTTACATTCCCTTTCA TTTGCAAAACACGGGTTGCTCACGGAACTAACTCTCATGAG ATGGCTATAATATTCAACGCCGAGGACCTAAAGGACGTGAAGCCACCGTGTGTCATTCAGAGTTTTATAAACCACAATGCTGTGCTCTATAAGGTGTTTGTGGTGGGCGAGTCGTACACTGTGGTGGAGAGACCATCACTCAAGAACTTCCCCTCTGGACCATCTG ACAGAAAAGCGATTTTCTTCAATAGCCACAATGTGTCCAAGCCAGAGTCGTCCTCTGACCTCACATCT aGAGATAATGTGGAAGGTGTTTCTCAGCCCCCGAATGATGACGTCATCCGGGAACTGTGTAAATCTCTACGGGAAGCTCTCGGGGTTTCGCTCTTCGGCATCGACGTCATTATTAACAACCAGACGGGCCAACACGCTATCATTGACATCAATGCATTCCCTG GATATGAGGGCGTTCCTGAGTTCTTCACTGACCTCCTCAACCACATCATCAGTGTCCTCCAAGATCACTCCTCCAATGACCCCTCGGCCCCACCCCCTCCCAGCCAGCTGCCCGCTTTAGGCGCTGGAGAGCGCAACTGCGCCCCCTCCCAGGAGTGCTGCGGCATGCTGGGCAAGGAGTCGGACAGCAGCCCCTGGATCGTGGAGGGCGACGGTGGTCTGAAAGGCCCGCGTCAGAGACTGGGCTGCAACACGGCCATGTCCCCCAACTTCCAACAGCACTGCGTGTCCACGATAGCCACAAAAGCCTCGTCACAATGA
- the itpk1b gene encoding inositol-tetrakisphosphate 1-kinase isoform X2 — translation MRDVRICSPPFMVLNSECGPDTLEQIEQHGLTFPFICKTRVAHGTNSHEMAIIFNAEDLKDVKPPCVIQSFINHNAVLYKVFVVGESYTVVERPSLKNFPSGPSDRKAIFFNSHNVSKPESSSDLTSRDNVEGVSQPPNDDVIRELCKSLREALGVSLFGIDVIINNQTGQHAIIDINAFPGYEGVPEFFTDLLNHIISVLQDHSSNDPSAPPPPSQLPALGAGERNCAPSQECCGMLGKESDSSPWIVEGDGGLKGPRQRLGCNTAMSPNFQQHCVSTIATKASSQ, via the exons ATGAGAG ATGTAAGGATCTGTTCTCCTCCATTTATGGTGCTGAACAGTGAGTGTGGCCCAGACACACTGGAGCAAATCGAGCAGCATGGTCTTACATTCCCTTTCA TTTGCAAAACACGGGTTGCTCACGGAACTAACTCTCATGAG ATGGCTATAATATTCAACGCCGAGGACCTAAAGGACGTGAAGCCACCGTGTGTCATTCAGAGTTTTATAAACCACAATGCTGTGCTCTATAAGGTGTTTGTGGTGGGCGAGTCGTACACTGTGGTGGAGAGACCATCACTCAAGAACTTCCCCTCTGGACCATCTG ACAGAAAAGCGATTTTCTTCAATAGCCACAATGTGTCCAAGCCAGAGTCGTCCTCTGACCTCACATCT aGAGATAATGTGGAAGGTGTTTCTCAGCCCCCGAATGATGACGTCATCCGGGAACTGTGTAAATCTCTACGGGAAGCTCTCGGGGTTTCGCTCTTCGGCATCGACGTCATTATTAACAACCAGACGGGCCAACACGCTATCATTGACATCAATGCATTCCCTG GATATGAGGGCGTTCCTGAGTTCTTCACTGACCTCCTCAACCACATCATCAGTGTCCTCCAAGATCACTCCTCCAATGACCCCTCGGCCCCACCCCCTCCCAGCCAGCTGCCCGCTTTAGGCGCTGGAGAGCGCAACTGCGCCCCCTCCCAGGAGTGCTGCGGCATGCTGGGCAAGGAGTCGGACAGCAGCCCCTGGATCGTGGAGGGCGACGGTGGTCTGAAAGGCCCGCGTCAGAGACTGGGCTGCAACACGGCCATGTCCCCCAACTTCCAACAGCACTGCGTGTCCACGATAGCCACAAAAGCCTCGTCACAATGA